The following are encoded together in the Acinetobacter radioresistens DSM 6976 = NBRC 102413 = CIP 103788 genome:
- a CDS encoding phosphoglycolate phosphatase has translation MTVAQLTTRNLILFDLDGTLVDSATDLFRAMNISLNTLQLPMVTEQQIRQWVGKGASKLCEDVLLNLLGEVEPSQHQQLYAEFLEVYAAGICVDSKPFPGVFDFLDYAVRQDITLACVTNKPQKLAEALLYELRLDQYFKLVVGGDSLEHKKPHPLPLLHCMDVLKSNTKQTLLIGDSSNDIEAARRAGVDCIVVSYGYNHGEDIHDSAPQQVVDDLRELIDH, from the coding sequence ATGACAGTTGCTCAACTTACAACACGCAATTTAATCCTGTTTGATCTGGATGGAACGCTGGTAGACTCAGCCACTGATCTGTTTAGAGCGATGAATATTAGCTTAAATACCCTGCAACTCCCGATGGTTACAGAACAACAGATTCGGCAATGGGTAGGTAAAGGTGCATCTAAACTATGTGAAGACGTATTACTTAATCTTCTGGGTGAAGTTGAACCGAGTCAGCATCAGCAGCTCTACGCAGAATTTTTAGAAGTATATGCTGCTGGTATTTGTGTGGACAGTAAGCCATTTCCTGGGGTATTTGATTTTCTTGACTATGCCGTCCGGCAAGATATTACTTTGGCTTGTGTGACCAATAAACCACAAAAACTGGCTGAAGCCTTACTCTATGAATTAAGGCTGGACCAGTATTTTAAATTGGTGGTCGGTGGTGATAGCTTGGAACATAAAAAACCGCATCCTCTACCTCTACTGCACTGTATGGATGTTCTCAAGAGTAATACGAAACAGACACTATTAATTGGTGATTCAAGCAATGATATTGAGGCAGCACGCCGTGCAGGGGTTGATTGTATTGTCGTAAGCTATGGTTATAATCATGGTGAAGATATTCATGACTCGGCTCCACAGCAGGTCGTAGATGATTTAAGAGAATTAATTGATCATTGA
- a CDS encoding H-NS histone family protein, with protein MKPDISELSVEDLKRLQLEAEALIASKKDQAVDEAYEQVLEIAENVGLTIEQLLEFGAQKRKKTTRKSVEPRYRNTENPEETWTGRGKQPRWLVAALEKGAKLEDFLI; from the coding sequence ATGAAGCCAGATATTAGTGAACTTTCGGTAGAAGATCTCAAAAGATTACAGCTTGAAGCCGAAGCATTAATCGCCAGCAAAAAAGATCAAGCAGTAGATGAAGCTTATGAACAGGTTTTAGAAATTGCTGAAAATGTGGGTCTGACTATTGAACAGTTGCTAGAATTTGGAGCGCAAAAGCGCAAGAAAACAACACGTAAATCAGTAGAGCCACGTTATCGTAATACTGAAAATCCTGAAGAAACTTGGACAGGACGTGGTAAGCAGCCACGCTGGTTAGTAGCAGCCCTTGAAAAAGGTGCAAAACTTGAAGATTTTCTGATCTAA
- a CDS encoding membrane protein yields the protein MKQIFLAYTLVSLLVLALLSVLSYGYGAGYVYVQWRNWQMQTNLWIWLALLAIFGLIIQLVWLQLKRYLAREQRKTETVLDFKTLHPYEQLGVIWLLQAEQDQQLFIQRVFSQSGLLRGVIESRLFLGNAETDLALKSLNQASPHAFELAELQRIEIFLHQQDPEQALTHLEFLSQHALSPWLQQVESAYQYRINELWGEFAVQYPWLYLRSRKYGHLSHDYKEQWLQQLLGQFDQATLDDLQALQQRYLDMAGQIQNRTPDIQILWLKLLARMPEMSQQHESLANLLLADNFDQDVFYLWFQQQLLKQQPDYEYVEQRILFLENKYPSIPILSFAKWHIYQATDRALEAEQLLELYPDNILMIYLRIKTVFKGNEDLIQQLNLIFENDANFMQLKI from the coding sequence ATGAAACAGATTTTTCTTGCTTATACACTGGTTAGCTTACTGGTTTTGGCCTTATTAAGTGTACTAAGTTATGGCTACGGTGCTGGTTATGTTTATGTGCAATGGCGCAACTGGCAAATGCAGACCAATTTATGGATATGGCTAGCTTTACTGGCAATATTCGGTTTGATTATCCAGCTGGTCTGGCTACAACTAAAACGTTATCTGGCTCGGGAACAGCGTAAAACAGAAACTGTACTTGACTTCAAAACCTTACATCCTTACGAGCAGTTGGGAGTGATTTGGCTGTTACAAGCGGAACAGGATCAGCAGTTATTTATTCAACGGGTCTTTTCTCAATCAGGTCTATTAAGAGGAGTGATTGAATCACGCTTATTCTTAGGTAATGCCGAGACAGACCTTGCATTGAAAAGCTTGAATCAGGCATCTCCCCATGCATTTGAACTGGCAGAGCTACAACGGATTGAAATCTTTTTGCATCAGCAAGATCCTGAACAGGCATTAACTCATCTTGAATTTCTGAGTCAACATGCTTTGTCTCCCTGGTTACAACAAGTGGAAAGTGCCTATCAATACAGGATTAATGAGCTCTGGGGGGAATTCGCAGTTCAGTATCCATGGCTCTACTTGCGCTCCAGAAAATATGGTCACTTAAGTCACGACTATAAAGAACAGTGGCTACAGCAACTGCTGGGCCAGTTTGACCAAGCAACTCTTGATGATCTGCAAGCATTGCAGCAACGTTATTTGGACATGGCAGGTCAGATACAGAACCGTACACCTGATATTCAGATTCTATGGCTTAAGTTACTGGCACGTATGCCTGAAATGAGTCAGCAGCATGAATCACTAGCCAATTTACTGCTGGCTGATAATTTTGATCAAGATGTTTTCTATTTATGGTTTCAGCAACAATTACTTAAGCAGCAACCTGACTATGAATATGTCGAGCAGCGTATTTTATTTTTAGAAAACAAGTACCCAAGTATCCCTATATTAAGTTTTGCAAAATGGCACATATATCAAGCAACTGACCGTGCATTGGAGGCAGAGCAGTTACTTGAACTCTATCCAGATAATATATTGATGATTTATTTAAGGATCAAAACAGTATTTAAAGGAAATGAGGATTTAATTCAGCAATTAAATCTGATTTTTGAAAATGACGCTAATTTTATGCAGTTAAAGATTTAA
- a CDS encoding FHA domain-containing protein, producing the protein MTWKLQAITGDITGQEISITHDMLVGRHQDADVLLQSAEISRRHAALLLKDQGLWVQDLNSSNGTFVNNVRIDHETLLKDGDILQFASLKFSILAPVADAVQDDEPEVEMEPVVESTESVVVEKTAAEQMNEQGMPSLTERAEVPVSREGMPQRVDIPKPAPIPETAQPKVQPEPQSVPLEQPVSRVAEEKEQQKNASVGLMTVIMLIILAVIAWVFFK; encoded by the coding sequence ATGACTTGGAAATTACAAGCAATTACAGGTGATATTACGGGGCAGGAGATCAGTATTACCCATGACATGCTGGTGGGCCGGCATCAGGACGCTGATGTATTGTTACAGTCTGCGGAAATCTCCCGCCGCCATGCTGCCCTGTTGTTAAAAGATCAGGGACTTTGGGTACAAGACCTTAATTCATCCAATGGCACTTTTGTTAATAATGTCAGGATTGACCATGAAACCTTGCTAAAAGATGGTGACATTCTGCAATTTGCCAGCCTTAAGTTCTCAATTTTGGCACCTGTAGCAGATGCAGTGCAGGATGATGAGCCAGAAGTTGAAATGGAGCCAGTGGTTGAGTCTACCGAGTCAGTTGTGGTTGAAAAAACTGCTGCAGAGCAGATGAACGAGCAAGGTATGCCGAGCCTGACTGAACGTGCAGAAGTTCCGGTTAGCCGTGAAGGGATGCCGCAGCGAGTAGATATTCCTAAGCCAGCGCCAATTCCTGAAACTGCCCAGCCTAAAGTGCAGCCGGAACCTCAGTCCGTGCCACTGGAACAGCCTGTATCACGTGTTGCTGAAGAAAAAGAGCAACAGAAAAATGCATCAGTAGGCTTAATGACAGTGATCATGCTGATTATTCTGGCAGTAATTGCATGGGTATTCTTTAAATAA
- a CDS encoding acyl-CoA thioesterase gives MTKLTDYPVIYEQNVAWGDMDAFGHVNNVIYYRYIESARICYLDSLNIFKLDINTVVASSQCKYLKPVFYPDQLKIGVRVEEIRNSAFRMNYLIWSSAQQQNVALGEAVIVCVDKENMQKTLIPEIIREKIIKIEKTVKHDLNNR, from the coding sequence ATGACCAAGTTAACAGATTACCCAGTAATTTATGAACAGAATGTTGCTTGGGGAGATATGGATGCATTTGGGCATGTCAATAATGTAATTTATTACCGTTATATAGAAAGTGCCCGTATTTGTTATCTTGATAGCTTGAATATATTCAAGCTTGATATTAATACTGTTGTGGCTTCAAGCCAGTGTAAATACCTTAAACCGGTATTTTATCCAGATCAGTTGAAAATTGGCGTCAGGGTTGAAGAGATTAGGAATAGTGCCTTTCGCATGAATTACCTGATATGGAGTAGTGCCCAACAACAAAATGTCGCTTTAGGAGAAGCAGTAATTGTTTGCGTAGATAAAGAGAATATGCAAAAGACACTCATTCCTGAAATAATAAGAGAAAAAATCATTAAGATTGAAAAAACTGTTAAGCATGATTTAAATAACCGATGA
- the gspD gene encoding type II secretion system secretin GspD: MALLQHHRPLWALVAAAPVIAAISTAAYAQTWKINLRDADLTAFINEVADITGKNFAVDPRVRGNVTVISNKPLNKNEVYDLFLGVLNVNGVVAIPSGNTIKLVPDSNIKSSGVPYDARRNARGDQVVTRVIWLENTNPNDLIPALRPLMPQFAHLAAVAGTNALIVSDRASNIAQLETIVRNLDGTGQNDIEAISLQSSQAEEVIGLLESMSSTGAAKDFSGARVRIMADNRTNRILIKGDPATRKRIRHMIEMLDVPSADRLGGLKVFRLKYASAQNLSEILQGLVTGQAVNSNNNSNNSGSSNSINNLTNNTGTNNQGGTGSGISTPGINLNANTNSGQNPISSFNANGVSIIADTNQNALVVKADPQLMREIESAIQQLDIRRQQVLIEAAIIEVAGDDADQLGVQWALGDISSGIGLVNFTNVGSSLASLAAGYLAGGSALANAASNLRGSSLLLGDYREGADGSRRLYGALIQALKDNTKSNLLSTPSIVTMDNEEAYIVVGQNVPFVTGSVTTNANGVNPYTTVERKDVGVTLKVIPHVGENGTVRLEVEQEVSNVQPNKGQATDLVTSKRAIKTAVLAEHGQTVVLGGLISDNSIYSRQAVPGLGAIPGIGRLFRSDSNSNEKRNLLVFIHPTIVGDANDVRRLTQRRYDQLYSLQLAMDKDGNFAKLPENVEDVYQQRLPVPATSDKPNVYKQLSSGGVTPVVKTTPVAIEPGIGQRSVALPQPEVERTKNTVTTTTLRPAS, encoded by the coding sequence ATGGCTTTATTACAACATCATCGTCCACTTTGGGCTTTAGTGGCTGCAGCACCAGTCATCGCTGCTATAAGCACTGCAGCCTATGCACAAACCTGGAAAATTAATCTGCGTGATGCAGACCTGACTGCTTTTATCAATGAAGTTGCCGATATCACAGGGAAAAATTTTGCAGTTGATCCACGGGTCCGCGGAAATGTGACGGTCATCTCTAATAAGCCACTCAATAAAAATGAAGTTTATGATCTGTTCCTGGGTGTATTAAATGTCAACGGTGTAGTGGCAATTCCATCAGGGAATACTATTAAACTGGTTCCAGATAGTAATATAAAAAGCTCAGGTGTTCCTTATGATGCACGACGTAATGCACGTGGTGATCAGGTGGTCACCCGGGTAATCTGGCTGGAAAACACGAATCCTAATGACCTGATACCAGCTTTACGTCCATTAATGCCACAGTTTGCACATCTTGCTGCAGTGGCAGGAACAAATGCTCTCATTGTCTCTGATCGTGCCAGTAATATTGCGCAATTAGAAACAATTGTCCGCAATCTCGATGGTACCGGGCAAAATGATATTGAAGCAATTAGCTTGCAGTCGAGCCAGGCAGAAGAAGTGATTGGACTGTTGGAGTCCATGAGTTCAACGGGCGCTGCTAAAGATTTTAGTGGGGCACGGGTAAGAATTATGGCAGATAACCGGACTAACCGTATTTTGATTAAAGGCGATCCGGCGACACGTAAACGTATCCGGCATATGATTGAGATGCTGGATGTACCCTCAGCAGACCGTCTGGGGGGACTTAAAGTATTCCGCTTGAAATATGCCAGTGCCCAGAACCTGTCCGAGATCCTGCAAGGACTGGTGACCGGGCAGGCAGTAAATAGCAACAATAATTCAAATAATTCTGGTTCCAGTAATTCTATTAATAACCTGACTAATAATACTGGCACTAATAATCAGGGCGGCACTGGCTCTGGAATTTCTACACCGGGTATTAACCTCAACGCTAACACTAATTCCGGGCAAAATCCGATCAGTAGTTTTAATGCCAATGGGGTTAGCATTATTGCGGATACTAACCAGAATGCTCTGGTAGTTAAGGCTGATCCCCAGCTGATGCGTGAAATTGAATCAGCAATTCAGCAATTGGATATACGTCGCCAGCAGGTTCTGATTGAAGCTGCAATTATTGAAGTTGCTGGTGATGATGCAGATCAGCTTGGAGTGCAGTGGGCACTCGGTGATATCAGCAGTGGAATTGGCTTGGTTAATTTTACAAATGTAGGAAGCAGTCTCGCCAGTCTTGCTGCTGGTTATCTGGCTGGTGGTTCAGCACTTGCTAATGCAGCCAGTAATTTAAGAGGTTCATCACTTCTTTTAGGTGACTATCGTGAAGGTGCTGATGGCTCACGACGTTTGTATGGCGCCCTGATTCAGGCCTTAAAGGACAATACCAAGTCTAATCTGTTGTCCACACCCTCTATTGTTACCATGGATAATGAAGAGGCTTATATCGTTGTCGGCCAGAATGTCCCATTTGTTACCGGTTCAGTGACAACAAATGCAAATGGTGTAAATCCTTATACAACTGTGGAACGTAAAGATGTTGGTGTGACTCTAAAAGTTATTCCACATGTTGGTGAAAATGGTACTGTCCGGCTGGAGGTGGAGCAGGAAGTATCAAATGTACAGCCTAATAAAGGACAGGCTACAGACTTGGTTACCAGTAAACGTGCAATTAAAACAGCAGTCTTGGCTGAACATGGTCAAACAGTCGTACTCGGTGGACTAATCTCAGATAATTCTATTTACAGTCGACAGGCTGTACCGGGTTTGGGGGCTATCCCGGGCATAGGCCGCCTGTTCCGGTCTGACAGTAACAGTAATGAAAAGCGAAACCTGCTGGTATTTATCCATCCGACCATTGTCGGCGATGCTAATGATGTACGCCGATTAACGCAACGCCGTTATGATCAGCTTTATAGCTTACAGCTGGCTATGGATAAAGACGGGAATTTCGCCAAATTGCCTGAAAATGTAGAGGATGTCTATCAGCAACGTTTGCCGGTTCCTGCTACCTCTGATAAACCTAATGTGTACAAGCAGCTTTCTTCAGGGGGCGTTACTCCTGTGGTAAAGACGACTCCTGTAGCAATTGAACCTGGTATTGGACAACGTAGTGTAGCTTTGCCTCAACCGGAGGTAGAACGTACTAAAAATACAGTAACTACAACTACTCTGCGTCCGGCTTCTTAA
- a CDS encoding type II secretion system protein N: MKTYLNKLQDISWSKLDRAGPFVLALLILIFCWKLAALFWWVVAPPQGIQFERVMLGSQQPQVPNISSFSLFYEPGQSAAANTSAESLNIELQGVVIGYPNRYSSAVIKVDQIAERYRVGETIANSSFQLAEVYWDRVILRQPNGTSREVQFKGIENGLNQPIVPPADSATSAAPSPSPANSSQSALGQAIQKIQEDREQYLQEMGVSSTGNGYEVTSRTPAALRSKLGLRPGDRIMSVNGQPVGQGQSDIQLLEQARREGQVRIEIKRGDQVMTIQQSF; the protein is encoded by the coding sequence ATGAAAACCTATCTGAATAAACTCCAGGATATTTCCTGGTCTAAACTGGACCGGGCTGGACCGTTCGTGCTGGCATTATTAATTCTGATCTTTTGCTGGAAGCTGGCAGCGTTGTTCTGGTGGGTGGTAGCACCGCCACAAGGTATACAGTTTGAGCGCGTCATGCTGGGCTCACAGCAGCCACAAGTTCCAAATATTTCTTCATTTTCCCTGTTTTACGAACCAGGTCAAAGTGCTGCGGCGAATACATCTGCTGAAAGTTTAAATATAGAGTTGCAGGGTGTGGTCATTGGTTATCCAAACCGTTATTCCTCAGCTGTAATTAAAGTAGACCAGATTGCAGAGCGTTATCGGGTTGGAGAAACCATTGCTAATTCTTCATTTCAATTGGCAGAGGTTTACTGGGACCGGGTGATATTGCGTCAACCCAATGGTACATCTCGTGAAGTTCAGTTTAAAGGAATTGAAAATGGCCTGAACCAGCCGATTGTGCCACCCGCTGACTCTGCCACTTCGGCAGCTCCTTCGCCATCACCTGCAAATTCTTCTCAATCTGCTTTAGGACAGGCGATACAAAAAATTCAGGAAGACCGTGAACAATATTTGCAGGAAATGGGTGTAAGCTCGACCGGTAACGGTTATGAGGTCACCAGCCGTACACCGGCCGCATTGCGCAGTAAGCTGGGTTTACGCCCAGGTGACCGGATTATGTCTGTAAACGGTCAGCCTGTCGGCCAGGGACAAAGTGATATTCAGTTACTTGAACAAGCCAGACGTGAAGGGCAAGTCAGAATAGAAATAAAACGTGGTGATCAGGTGATGACCATCCAACAAAGTTTTTAA
- the trpE gene encoding anthranilate synthase component I translates to MTTLNQFESLKHAGYNLIPVYRQRLADTETPLSVFARLKHHSQAYLFESVEGGENWARYSMIGLGESVVFSCNEGELTVKAADGQLTTQMCDDPFQFIRDFQAQFKVPDAQLLPGLPGFTGGLVGYFGYDAVRYIEPKLNNMPQADPVGLPDIWMMLSKTVIIFDNLKDTLFLIVHADINDPEAYQRAQLQLDHLEQTLNTPISLQAYPHTPPHFESLTGKDRFLESIETVKEYIRAGDVMQVVPGHRMVSEFDGEALQVYRALRHLNPSPYLFLVQGQTLTDGKPFHVVGSSPEILSRLENGIATVRPLAGTRPRGKTKEEDLALEQDLLSDEKEIAEHLMLIDLGRNDIGRVSQIGKVQVTDRMVIERYSHVMHIVSNVQGEVSEDIDALDVFKATFPAGTLSGAPKIRAMQIIDEVEPVKRGIFGGAVGYLGWHGEMDMSIAIRTCVIRENKVYVQAGAGLVADSNPESEWNETQIKARAVIKAVELSSNGLIL, encoded by the coding sequence ATGACCACCCTAAACCAGTTTGAATCACTTAAACATGCCGGCTATAACCTGATCCCTGTTTACCGTCAGCGCCTGGCAGATACCGAAACTCCGCTGTCCGTATTTGCGCGTTTAAAACACCATAGTCAAGCTTATCTGTTTGAATCAGTTGAGGGGGGTGAAAACTGGGCCAGATATTCAATGATTGGCTTGGGTGAATCTGTAGTATTTTCTTGTAATGAGGGAGAACTCACTGTAAAAGCTGCTGATGGCCAGCTTACCACCCAAATGTGTGATGATCCATTCCAGTTTATTCGAGACTTCCAAGCTCAGTTTAAAGTACCTGATGCGCAGTTGTTACCTGGATTGCCCGGTTTTACAGGAGGGCTAGTCGGTTATTTTGGCTATGATGCAGTGCGCTATATTGAACCCAAGCTCAATAATATGCCGCAAGCAGATCCAGTGGGCTTGCCAGATATATGGATGATGCTGTCAAAAACAGTCATTATTTTTGACAATCTTAAAGATACGCTATTTCTGATTGTGCATGCAGATATCAATGATCCTGAAGCCTATCAGCGCGCGCAGTTACAACTCGATCATCTGGAACAGACACTGAATACACCAATCAGCTTGCAGGCTTATCCACACACCCCACCACATTTTGAGTCTCTCACCGGAAAAGATAGATTCCTTGAGTCGATTGAGACAGTTAAGGAGTATATCCGGGCTGGTGATGTAATGCAGGTAGTGCCAGGTCACCGTATGGTATCTGAGTTTGATGGAGAGGCGTTACAGGTTTATCGTGCATTACGTCACCTTAATCCGTCACCTTATTTATTTTTAGTACAAGGCCAAACTTTAACTGATGGCAAGCCCTTTCATGTTGTAGGTTCATCGCCTGAAATTCTTTCTCGTCTGGAAAATGGGATAGCAACTGTACGGCCACTTGCAGGAACCCGTCCGCGTGGTAAAACCAAGGAAGAGGACTTGGCGCTTGAACAGGACCTTTTATCTGATGAAAAAGAGATTGCCGAACATTTAATGCTGATTGATCTGGGGCGTAACGATATCGGTCGAGTCTCACAAATTGGTAAGGTACAGGTGACGGACCGCATGGTTATTGAACGCTATTCACACGTCATGCATATTGTTTCAAATGTGCAAGGTGAAGTAAGTGAAGATATTGATGCACTAGATGTATTTAAAGCTACTTTTCCGGCTGGAACACTTTCTGGCGCCCCTAAAATTCGTGCAATGCAAATTATTGATGAAGTCGAGCCAGTTAAACGTGGGATTTTCGGTGGGGCTGTAGGTTATTTGGGATGGCATGGTGAAATGGATATGTCGATTGCCATTCGAACTTGTGTGATTCGTGAAAATAAGGTTTATGTACAGGCTGGAGCGGGGCTGGTCGCTGACTCGAATCCTGAATCTGAATGGAATGAAACTCAAATAAAAGCTCGCGCAGTGATCAAAGCGGTTGAATTATCATCAAACGGATTGATTTTATGA
- the gspN gene encoding type II secretion system protein N yields MNKRTKQLTWWIFAVLAFLLFVVLQIPAAWIISKFSKDNQTLQNVSGNIWQGQADWHKDKLRGSVSWKTRPLDLLLLRLGADLEIHSANTKLNGTVAYGLGKKIIIQEMKGQIAPETLKTLVDWQWPANSIQLQNINLRYQKNDGFSDATGQLQWAGGQLLYSLGSRQDRMNIPSLKGEIQDDGGKLIFNIQDQRGQKMANLVLDPDMMLDVQLTQRLLLNVPSYDGKAGLDTYVISSRQPLLRGNW; encoded by the coding sequence ATGAATAAAAGAACGAAGCAATTAACGTGGTGGATATTTGCAGTCCTGGCGTTTTTATTATTTGTAGTGTTACAGATACCTGCTGCCTGGATTATTTCAAAATTTTCAAAAGATAATCAAACCTTGCAAAATGTCAGCGGTAATATCTGGCAGGGCCAGGCAGACTGGCATAAAGATAAATTGCGTGGATCAGTCAGCTGGAAAACCAGGCCTCTCGACTTATTGCTATTACGCTTGGGAGCAGACCTGGAAATTCATAGTGCCAATACAAAGCTAAATGGTACAGTGGCCTATGGTTTAGGTAAAAAAATAATTATTCAAGAGATGAAGGGCCAGATAGCGCCAGAAACCTTAAAGACCTTAGTAGACTGGCAATGGCCAGCCAATAGTATTCAGCTTCAAAATATTAATTTACGTTATCAGAAAAATGATGGCTTTAGCGATGCAACTGGCCAGCTGCAATGGGCAGGCGGACAACTCCTGTATAGCTTGGGCTCACGGCAGGACCGAATGAATATACCCTCTTTAAAAGGAGAGATTCAAGACGACGGTGGAAAGCTCATCTTTAATATACAAGATCAGCGTGGACAGAAAATGGCAAATCTGGTTCTTGACCCGGACATGATGCTGGATGTGCAACTAACCCAGCGTCTACTCTTGAATGTCCCTTCTTATGACGGTAAAGCTGGACTTGATACCTATGTGATTAGCTCCCGTCAGCCTCTATTACGGGGCAACTGGTGA
- the hemC gene encoding hydroxymethylbilane synthase, which yields MMTLKIATRKSPLALWQAEHIRARLQELHPGLTVELVTFVTQGDKILDTPLAKIGGKGLFVKELEAALLDGRADLAVHSMKDVPMHLPTGLSLPVICEREDPCDAFVSNRFEGFEQLPKGATVGTSSLRRKTQILKARPDLNILDLRGNVGTRLSKLDAGEYDAIILASAGLKRLGLSERIKHTLSPELSLPAVGQGALGLECRTDDQAILDLISPLQHEQTSICVRAERAFNSHLEGGCQVPIAAYATLENGQLQLEGRVGSVDGLILLSSQVSGQPEHAEQLGVELAENLLSQGAGELLKALYK from the coding sequence ATGATGACCTTAAAAATTGCAACCCGTAAAAGCCCTCTAGCGCTCTGGCAAGCTGAACATATTCGTGCCCGTTTGCAGGAACTTCACCCTGGCTTGACGGTAGAACTGGTCACGTTTGTAACCCAGGGCGATAAGATTCTTGATACTCCTCTGGCAAAAATTGGGGGTAAGGGCCTGTTTGTAAAAGAACTTGAAGCTGCCTTGCTGGATGGGCGTGCTGATTTGGCAGTGCACTCGATGAAAGATGTGCCTATGCATTTGCCAACAGGGTTATCGTTACCTGTGATCTGTGAACGTGAAGATCCATGTGATGCTTTTGTTTCAAATCGTTTTGAAGGCTTTGAGCAGTTACCAAAGGGGGCAACAGTCGGGACGTCAAGTTTACGCCGTAAAACCCAGATTTTGAAAGCCCGTCCAGATCTGAATATTCTCGATTTACGTGGTAACGTGGGTACCCGTCTGTCTAAACTTGATGCAGGTGAATATGATGCGATTATTCTGGCTAGTGCTGGTTTGAAACGTCTGGGATTGAGTGAGCGCATTAAACATACCCTGTCTCCGGAATTAAGTCTGCCCGCTGTTGGGCAAGGTGCGCTAGGACTAGAATGCCGTACAGATGATCAGGCCATACTTGATCTGATTTCTCCACTTCAGCATGAGCAGACAAGTATATGTGTACGGGCAGAGCGAGCATTTAATAGTCATTTGGAAGGAGGGTGTCAGGTTCCGATTGCTGCTTACGCGACTCTGGAAAATGGCCAGCTCCAGCTTGAAGGCCGTGTAGGAAGTGTGGATGGCTTAATATTACTTTCATCTCAAGTTTCAGGACAGCCGGAACATGCTGAACAGTTGGGGGTTGAATTGGCAGAAAATTTATTGTCACAAGGTGCTGGCGAGCTGCTAAAAGCCCTTTATAAGTAA
- a CDS encoding uroporphyrinogen-III synthase: MLFINTRPQERSQALSLALLQAGHQVLELPLLELTPTAYSLQLQQLYQNLPFCQVIVVVSPAAADIGMQYLQQSGISLNDLRQLQWIAVGQTTAEHLKHYSISSQVPKLETSEGMLELDVFRQFNDLHSVAFWRGEGGRQFMMQNLHQQGIKVLNFILYERSCPTQSIHDFSKVAAQIIQYGNQVLVPITSEASWSNWLDLCQNQQSVLQLCHYLVLGERLYQLIHGYKIQHQAKFQVSKIEYLKPEVILQYIAELQGKL, translated from the coding sequence ATGCTATTTATTAATACCCGCCCGCAAGAACGCAGTCAGGCATTAAGTCTTGCCTTACTGCAAGCAGGTCATCAAGTACTTGAGTTGCCTTTACTTGAACTAACACCAACTGCTTACTCACTCCAGCTACAACAACTCTATCAGAATCTGCCATTCTGTCAGGTAATTGTGGTAGTGAGTCCTGCAGCAGCAGATATTGGGATGCAGTATCTTCAGCAAAGTGGCATCAGCCTGAACGATTTAAGACAATTACAATGGATAGCGGTAGGCCAAACTACAGCTGAACACCTGAAGCATTACAGTATTTCCAGTCAGGTCCCTAAACTTGAGACCTCAGAGGGGATGCTTGAGCTTGATGTATTCAGACAATTTAATGACCTGCACAGTGTAGCATTCTGGCGCGGAGAGGGGGGGCGCCAGTTTATGATGCAAAATCTGCATCAGCAGGGAATAAAGGTTTTAAACTTTATTTTATACGAACGGTCCTGCCCGACACAAAGCATTCATGATTTTTCTAAAGTTGCAGCACAGATTATACAATACGGAAATCAGGTGCTGGTCCCTATTACTAGTGAAGCCAGCTGGTCTAACTGGCTGGATTTATGCCAGAATCAGCAGTCTGTTTTGCAGCTATGTCATTATCTGGTGCTGGGAGAGCGTTTATATCAGTTGATACACGGTTATAAAATCCAGCATCAGGCCAAATTTCAGGTTTCAAAAATAGAATATTTAAAACCTGAGGTCATACTCCAGTATATTGCAGAGTTGCAAGGGAAATTATGA